TAACCGCTTGTCATCAGAGAGTGGGCTTCGATATCACTAAATGAGTCAAGATCAGTTCGAATATTTGAGAGGTACTCCTGACACTCTTTGTTTATACCATAAGAAGTTAGTGGTGATTTAGTTTTCTTTTCTGAGGGAAGTTCACAGCCAATCCAGTCAACAGGATCCGCCTCGAGTTCTTTTTTCAAATGTAAAAACAGTAATCCTTGTAACAAAGATGAGTGTTTTCTTGCATACAATTCATCAAATTGAGCGCCTCGAAGGCGTGCCTGAAGGATGCTGTTTGAGCGCATGCCTGCTGATATTGGGTTGCCGGCAGGCGTATCTTCTGAACTCATTTGCCCGCTTGCGTCACTGACAATTAAGACAGTACAATTTTGCTCTAGTAACGAGGCGCTTCCCTGATTATCGTTAACTCCACCATCCACAAGACGTACCACCTTGTCTTTATATAAATCTTTTAGCTCAATAGGTTCAAATACGGCAGGTACGCAAGTTGAGGCTGCAACAGCACGGCCAAGACTGAATTTCTGGTATTTTGGAGGTGCATCCTCATAATACAAACGTCTTAACCTGTAATTGGCGTCAACTTCTGAGTCAATCCCTGCTGGTGGTTCTCCCATCCATGTAGCAGTGAATTGGAAATTATGGCCAGTATTCAGGGCAGTTGTGTTAAGTATGAGAATCGGCACATTTGCTTTTCGCAGCCAATTTCCATCTTTCGGATTAAAATTCTCCTGAGGTACCCCTGTAGCATCTAATGGCGTTACAACTAAGTCATTAATCCATCGCTCTTTATCATTTTTTCCATCTTTAACTTTTGAAAATATTTGTTTCTCGTACATCTCTCCTAAACATTCAGTTAGTGATTTTGTTATGTTTGTCAATTTATAAGTTACAGCTTTTTTTAGAATGTTTGCCTGTACACCTGTAAGAAACTCATCCTCTATTTCGTGTACTATCTTAATATAGTCATCACGATCAATTTTGCTATCAGGCATTGTTTGAAGTAAATTGCGGAGCTTCAGATAGTAATGTGCGCCTATTATCGAACCACCGGACACACATGATATAACATCTACGTGTCTTAAAATATCACACTCTGCAAGTTTAGCCAAAACCCCGATATGAAACAAAGATGCCCGAAACCCGCCGCCTGATAAGGCAAGCCCTACTTTACCTATGAATACGGACTTTACAGCCGTTTTATCACCAAGAAAATCTTCTAAAACTACCCAAGCTTTTGTTTTATCATCCGGGCTTATATCTATACCCTTAAAACGCGCTAAAGAAACGAGTTGCTTTGCTGTTGATTCATATTCCCAGTCAAGCTCTTCTTTGATCTTTTTAGCTCTCTTAAAATATTCACGCGCATCATCATAGCATTCCAGGCCAAAATAAGCCTCAGCAATTGTTACTAAAAACCACCAGTCATTGTTTAAAAACTCATTACCTTGTTTTGAAGGTAAATCTGGAAGTGTTTTGATTATATCATTACGAATCTCATCAGCTTTTTTGCGTCTGTTTTCGGCAGTCTCAGTTGAGGTTTCTGCTTTTTGGGCAGTTCTTTCCTCTATATAGGCAAGAGCATCAAGGACAAAAGCTGCATTAATAGCCGTATATCCGTAGTCTTTCTCAACACCATGTTTATATCCGCGCATATAATATGCCAATGAAAGTTCAAGGATACTTTTATTAGCTTCTGTCAGCCATTTGTATTTATAAACTGCTCCGGCTATTCCAAGTGTTTCCTGACTTTTTGTATTTTTAAGGTCACAATTGTCAGTAAGAATTTTTATAGTATCGTCAAACTTTGAATCATTTGCCAAATCTGGGTCTTTGTAAGTACAAAGGGCAAGTTGTTGAGCTAATTTTAAAGATAGTTTGTCTTTTTCATTAGATGGGTCCAACTTTGATAATTCAGTTTGTGCAATTTCAAGCACTTCTCTGGCTAGCCAAAAGACCCTTTCCTTTTTAAGACTTTTGATTAATTCGATAGCCTCCGTTGCCTCAAATCTTTCACGAGCTATTACCCGTTTTTTAATATCCTCTACAGATTTACTTTTTTGCCTCATAGTTTCGTCTCCCCTTACCTTAGTATTTGTTTACGAATATACGCTTGTGGGTTCTTTGCATGTTAATGTTCTGTCATAGCAGAACTAAAATAAACACAGTCTGCTATGTAATGATTAATGTTTTCCACAGGCTTTATTTTATATGTTTTTTGTATTATTTTGCAAGAATTTGTTAAACCCCACGTTGGAGCAACAAACACCGTGTTTCAGGGGAGTGGGGTTTCAGGGGAAGGGCAGAGCCACTCTTAAAAAGGAGCATAAAGATATATCAGATAACATATTGATAACAATAGGTGATTTGGCAACGTAATTTTTCTGTATTAATGTCATTTTCCTAACAATTTATCTTTAAACAATTTACGCACTTTGTTTAAAAGCTTAAGAGTCTCACACTTTGTAAAATCCGTATAAGTGAAAAGATATGGTTTGAAGTTATCCCTCAAATAGATTAAAGTTGTCTCGGCATATATTCCGTTTTTCAGATATATCCTGTGTGCACGGTTTTTGGTTGTTGGTAGCACCACTTTGGCAAGGGTCAGATAGCCTGGGTCTATGTTTATTTTTCTACTGCCATCAATTGAGAGAGCTTTCTCAATCGCGATTGTCTTTAGTTTGGTCTCAGCAATTAATCCGGTGCTTATTAAATTGTCAAAGAAAACAAAACGCCTCTTTATGGGTGAGCCAAGCTCATTGGCATAATAAACTGAATGGTCCCATAGAGTTTCATCAGATTCAATGGAAATCTGACCAAACTCAGCAGTTAATAACTCCTCTGCCTGCTCAAGATACGTATTGTGAGCGTATAGAAGACCGGCGAACAAAACCCCCTGTTCAGATTCCCCGGATGGAGGCAATTATATCCGGCTTAGCAATTCACTAAGCAGCTCTTTTCCTGATGAGGTCTGCCAGTCCAGAGGCCCCAGTATACGTCTAACTACAATTCCGTTTTTATCTATCAGATAGGTCTCAGGCACTCCGGTAAGCCCAAATGAACGGGCTGCACCGCTTGAATCCGTATAAACCGGAAAGTCATACTTATGCTTTTTCATAAAACTCTGTGCCGATGACATATCATCTCTGAATAAGACGGTCACTATGTTTACGTTCTGGCCGGATTTCTCATCATTGTAAAAACTTTGCAAAGACGGTATTTCATCCTTGCAAGAGGGACACCATGTTGCCCAGAAATTAATTATTAAGGGCTTTCCTTTGAACGCATCATAAGTTACCGCTTTGCCGCCTGAGTCGGTAAATGTAAAAGCTGGTACCGTTGTGCCCTCTACCATGTTTATGTTTGCTACCTGTCCCTTTTTCTTGCCAAGCTGTAAGACAACAACCGCAGCCACTATTAACACCCCAAGTATCAAAGCCTTTGATGTTTTCATCTAATTGCGCTTACCTTTGCATATTTCATGTATCACTTTAATTAACTCCTCCTAAGTCTATGGCAGCAAACTCTAAATCCTCTGCCTCTGTAAACGCCGGTGCATTGTCCCGTAACACTATCCGCAGTTTGCTGATGTTTTTAAAGCTGCCCTTTAAGATCTCCTCAGAAAGCTGGTCATCAATTTCTTTCTGTATAGCTCTTCTCATAGGCCTTGCACCGTATGCCGGTTGATAGTATTTCTCAATCAACCAGTCTTTTACAGTGTAGTCAAGCTCTATGTACAGATCCTGGTCTATAAGCTGTTTGTTAGTATCTCCTATAAGTAAGTCAATTATTGAGTACAAGTCAGCTTTTTCCAGCGGGTGAAACACCACGGTTTCATCTATCCGGTTCAGAAACTCAGGATTAAAGGTCTTTTTCAGTTCATCTAAAACTGTGTCTTTCAGCTTTGAGTAAACGTCAGACTTAGCTTTCCTTTGAAATCCAAGAGGAGTAGCCTTTTCTATTAACCTTGCACCCAGATTTGAAGTCATTATTATGACGGTGTTTTTAAAATCCACCTTTCTACCGGAACTGTCGGTAAGAACGCCATCATCCAGAATCTGAAGCAACACGTTAAACACATCGTAGTGGGCTTTTTCAAGTTCATCAAACAGAACAACCGAGTAGGGTTTTTTCCTAACCTTTTCAGTTAACTGTCCTCCGTCGTCGTATCCGATGTAGCCGGGAGGTGCGCCCGTAAGACGCGACACATTGAACCGCTCCATATACTCAGACATGTCCAGTTTTATCAGAGCCTTCTCATCGTTAAACAAAAACTCGGCAAGTGCTCGTGCCAACTCTGTTTTTCCAACCCCTGTGGGTCCAAGAAAGAAAAATGACCCAACTGGTTTCCTTCTGTTTTTTATTCCGGCTCTTGAGCGCCGAATTGCCCTGCACACGGCGCTTATGGCATCGTCCTGAGAGATAATTCTTTTGTGGATTTCATCCTCCATGTGTAAGAGCCGCTCTGTCTCCTCCTCCTCAAGTCTGGAAAGAGGGATACCTGTCATCTTGGAAACCGTATAAGCTATATCATCCTCTGCAAGTACAGAGATCTCCCTGCTGAGGTTTTCTTGCCACTTTCTTTGTGTAATATAGTGGAGTTTCTTGTGTTTTTCCTCTTCGCCTCTTACGGCTGCTGCCCGTTCTATGTCGTTTAATTTTATATACAGGGCTTTTTCCTTGTACAGCCTTTCAAGGTCTTTCTCTATGTCTCTAAGTTCCTCAGGAGGTGTGAAACGCTTTAACTTAATACGTGAACCAGTCTCATCTATAACGTCAATTGCCTTATCTGGGAGGTTTCTGTCAGTGATGTAGAGGTCAGAAAGCTTAGCAGCCGCTGCAATAGCGGCTCCGGTTATCTTCACACCGTGATATGACTCGTACCGGCTCTTTAAACCGCTCAGTATTCTTATTGTGTCTTCAACTGTGGGCGGCTGTATGTAAATTGGCTGAAAACGCCTTTCAAGTGCGCCGTCTTTCTCGATGTACTTCCGGAATTCGTTTGACGTTGTGGCTCCTATGCACTGTATCTCTCCCCTTGAAAGGGCAGGTTTAAGCATACTTGAGGCATCCACTGAGCCCTCTGCAGCCCCAGCTCCAATCAGCGTGTGAAACTCATCAATAAACAGAATTATATTGTCAGACTGCCGTATTTCTTTCATAATCACTTTTAGTCTTTCTTCAAACTGCCCTCTGTACTTGGTGCCGGCTATCATAGCGCCTAAATCAAGTGAGATTATTCTCTTTCCTATCAGATTTTCCGGTATGTCACCTGTGTTGATTTTGTGTGCCAACCCCTCAACAACAGCGGTCTTTCCAACTCCGGGTTCACCAACAATGGCCGGATTATTTTTTATCCTGCGTCCTAAGACCTGTAAAATCCTCTCTATCTCGTCCTCACGCCCTATCACAGGGTCAAGAAGCCCCTCGGCAGCCATCTGAGTGAGATCTCTGCCAAACTCATTCAGAGCCGGTGTGTTGGTTTTCCTTACCTTTGTAAACGCCTGACCCCTCATAGACAGGTTTATGGTCAACTGCCTTGCCCCAAGGAGGTTTGCTCCGAGGCTTCTCAATATCTTACCACCTATACCGTCATCCTCACGAATCAACCCCAAAAGAAGGTGCTCGCTCCCTATGTAGTTATGTCCCAGTAGCCGTGCCTCTTCAACAGCCAGTTCCAGTACTTTCTTAGCGCGTGGAGTAAAGGGTATCTCACCAAACGTCAGAAGATTTGAACCGGCGGGAAGGTTCCTCTCCACCTCCATGCGTAAATCCTCGGTTGCAACTCCCATCTTGCGCAGTATCGTAACAGGCAAGCCGTCTTTATCCCTGAGGACCGCTAAAAGCAGATGCTCTGTACCAAGATAATCGTTCTGCCTGCTCTCAGCCTCTTCTTTTGCATATATTATTACTTTTCTGCCTCTTTCAGTAAATTTTTCAAACATCATTCACACCTCTGTTAGTTCTTACCTTACGCCGTTTGCAATGTCACTGCCTTTTATTTGTCCCACATATATAACATAAATTTTCCATATCTTAGTTGTCAATATCAAAATGCTCCCTTATTTTTTAGAATAAAATGTTTTTAGTTATTTTTTGTAAATGGAATACTTATTGACAATTCTATATACTTATTTTCATTCATGACCTCAAGCTCTATCCTGCTTGTATCCAACTGTTGATACTTAGCAAAGAGTGATTCCACATCGCCTCTGACACTTTCTATAAAATTAACAGGCAGGCCTTTTCTTTCATAAGAGAGCACCATTTTTAATCTCTCCTTAGCCTTATCAGAGGAAGTAGCTTTCTTAAAATAACTGAATATGGACATGGTTTAGCCCCTCCATAACCAACTAAAAAGTCCTTTATTATTTTTTAGTTCATCAAACGGAATATCCTTTCCCTCCATCCGATGAGCTACATTCATCAGTGCATTTGCCACTAAAGAGTTTTTTGAAAGCACAATAGGCTCCCCTTTGTTGGTATAGTCCACCATTTTTTCGTCATCAGGGATAACTCCAATTTTTTTGATATGCAGGATATCCTCGATATCCTCAACGGAGAGCATTTCGCCCTTTTTAACCTGATGAATCTTTATCCGGTTTACAAGCAGCCTTATATGGGTTTTTTCCATAGACTCAAGAAGCCCGATAATTCTGTCAGCGTCCCTTACAGAGGAAACCTCAGGGTTTACCACCACTATGGCCTCCTCAGCCGGAGTTGCCGCAGTTATAAACCCGCCCTCTATCCCAGCCGGGGAATCAATGAATATGTAGTCAAAGTTATCCCTTACCGTGTTTATGATTTCCATGAGTTGTTCCGGTTTAACTGCTTCTTTGTTTTTTGTTTGTGAAGCCGGAAGCAGACACAGCGGGTATCCTCTTTTATCTTTAACGAATGCTTTTTCTGCTTTAACCGTGCCGTTAACAATATCTACAATATCATAAACTATTCTTTTTTCCAGCCCCAGAATCATATCAAGGTTTCTAAGGCCAATATCGGCATCCAAAGTTAACACTCTCTTTCCAAGCATTGCCAGTGCTGTTCCCAGGTTTGCGGTTACAGTGGTTTTCCCTACTCCGCCTTTCCCCGATGTTACTACTATTATTCTTGACATTATAAAGACTCCTATACTTTTTCTATGTTTATAGAGTTATCAGTTATGTATGCTTTTTCCGGGATATCCGGCAGCTCATCAATGTTGTCAGGGGATTTAGCGATATGGTTAGCGATTCTTAACTGTTGAGGTTTTAAGTTAAGAGACACTACCATTGCCGTTTCATCGCCTGAGGCGCCAGCGTGAGCCACTCCTTTCATCGTGCCCAATACAATTATATTGCCTGTGGCAACAATGTATGCGTTAGCGTTAACAGTGCCAAAAATCAGGACATCACCATCGTATTCAATTTTTTGCCCGCCGCGTATGGTTTGATTTAAAGTTAACAGCGATTTTTTGTGAGTAGTCTGAACATTAGCCTTGTTAGAGCTTTCTTTTGCATGAAAATCACTTTTAATTTCTAACAGTATGGCATTATGCTGTTCAAATATCTTAAGGATTTTGTTTATATGGTTAGTTTCCAGAACAAGTCCATTGGTATTGATCAAAATCCTAGAGTTATTAAAAAATGGCGTATTCAGTCTCAGTTCAATCTCATCAATGTTTTCATCTGCTGTGAGGGTAGTATCTAAACTAAGTAAAAGTGCCGGAACTGTAACCCCTTTAACATCTACTCCCATAAGTTATAAAAATCCCCTGCTTTGCACACTTTATATTTGACCTCCGACAACATTTAGTTTATCATTGGTATTATAAAAAAAACAAGGAACTAATTGTCACTATTCTTAACAATGAGCCTTGATATCTTTGACAGCAGGCTTTTGGGGGATCTCTGTATTTTTAAATAGTTAGTTTTTATGTAATCCACAGCTGCGGCTATTGTAATCGTCATAATTACAACGGACATAAGAGTCGTTACTGTGTAAAACACTATATCCGGATGGTTGTCGTATAAGTTGTACATTTGAGAGTTCCCTTATGTGCTTTCCGGCCTCAGGTGGCCTGCCTTTATTATATCATTTTAGATGTTAAGAAAACGCGCATCTTGACAACTATCCGTAGTACGTGCAAAAATAGGTGGCTATAAAATAGTTTTCAAAAATTAGCTTTGCTTATGGATACCCACAACAGCAATAGCATTAATAAATCGTTAGAAGTGCTTGGACTTAACTCCAAAGCCAGCCCTGAGGAGATAAAGGAGGCCTACAAGGACCTTGTAAAAGTCTGGCATCCGGACAGGTTTGCGCATGACCCTAAACTTCAGAAAAAGGCAGGCGATAAGCTAAGTGAAATTAACGAGGCGTATCGCAATCTAAAAGATTATGACATTAAAAATGAGACCGGACAGACTGAGGAATCAGTTAAAGCCAGCTCAGAAGATACGAAAACCTCTGAAAAGAAGGAATCAGTCAAAGATACTCAAACCAAAACACAATCTCAGAGTAAGGCAACTAATAAGAGCAAACCCAGAGCTGCCACCCGCCCCATAAAACGTGCCGACATGTATGTATTAGAGCCGCAGTGGGCAAGACTGCTGGCACGGCTGTTTGATCTGTATAGTTTAAGTATGCCCTGTGGGTTTTTAGCAGGGGCAATGATTAAAAACACATTTCTTGATGGCTATATCACTCAGTTTTTTTTCACCATGCTTGTAATAACAGTTATGGAGTCTTTTATTTTGGCAACAACCGGTTCAACCGGCGGCAAGTACCTGCTTGGGATAAGAGTATTAAACGCAGAGGGTAAGAGTTTGACATTTACTGAGGCGCTCAGCCGGGAATTCCGTGTGTATGCTTATGGGTTTGTTTTGGGAATTCCTATTGTTTTTCTTTATACGATGGCCAGGGAGTATAAATTATTAAAGCGAAAAGGGGCAGCTTCATGGGATAGCAGCCTCAACCTCAAGGTATTGTACAGACGTACAAACAAACGTCAGATTTACATATTTTTGTTTCTGTTTGTTTTAATCATCGCTGCCTACTCATATGGCTTTGATATGATTTCAAGGTAAAAATGTAAAGTATTACTTCAAATAAATACTTGCGCTTTTCTTGTGTAAAATATTTCTTAACTATGGTATAATTGCAACAATAATCGTATTCTTGGGTTAACATATTTATCAGGAGAAATGGGGGGAAGCGCGATGTCAGTAATTGAAATAAAAAACGGCGATGCTACAGAGTTTCAACCTGAAATTGAAACTCTGCACAATGTTCATAGCTCTGGTAAAGATAATTACCAACCGGACAAAGCATGGCTCGAAAATCTCGGCCATAAATTATATAAGAGGTTTTTTCCTGGTGGTTACGCTGACAGAACTCCGCTGATTCTTGATTTAGCCCCAGGATTGGTTAATCTCCCGTGGGAATATCTCCATGATGGAAAGAAATTTATCGCCCTTAATCCCGGCATTGTCCGTCTCTATAAAAACGGTGGTAACGGGAATTCCAGTGCAATTAAAAAAGACCGCCTCAAAATGGCTGTTATGCTGGCCTCTCCTCTATTAACTTACGATCCTGAAGAGGTTACTCCAATTAATCCCGAAACAAAATTGATTGATCCATTTTACAACCAGCCCCATGTCTTAAATTTCAGACAGGAGGTCGAGAACTTTCTAAAACTGGATGGCAAGCCGTATCCAATTGATATAGATTTGCACAGAAGGACGCGTGACAGTGAATTTAGAAAAATTATAAATAAAGATTACGATATTATTCATTTTAGCGGCCACGGTAACGAAGGATCGTTATGTCTTGAAGACGGCATAGCTATGATTTTTAACTTTTTTGCTAATGATTTGAATAAAGTTGGGATTAATCAAAGAGTTAAACTGGTATTTCTAAATGGCTGCTTGACAGCGACTTGTGGCAAAAACCCAAATGATAAAAGTATGGCTGAGGCGTTTTTGTCAGAGAATATTCCATGGGTGATTGCTAATCAGTTTAGCATTAATGTT
This window of the Nitrospirota bacterium genome carries:
- a CDS encoding DnaJ domain-containing protein — protein: MDTHNSNSINKSLEVLGLNSKASPEEIKEAYKDLVKVWHPDRFAHDPKLQKKAGDKLSEINEAYRNLKDYDIKNETGQTEESVKASSEDTKTSEKKESVKDTQTKTQSQSKATNKSKPRAATRPIKRADMYVLEPQWARLLARLFDLYSLSMPCGFLAGAMIKNTFLDGYITQFFFTMLVITVMESFILATTGSTGGKYLLGIRVLNAEGKSLTFTEALSREFRVYAYGFVLGIPIVFLYTMAREYKLLKRKGAASWDSSLNLKVLYRRTNKRQIYIFLFLFVLIIAAYSYGFDMISR
- a CDS encoding cell division topological specificity factor MinE, whose translation is MSIFSYFKKATSSDKAKERLKMVLSYERKGLPVNFIESVRGDVESLFAKYQQLDTSRIELEVMNENKYIELSISIPFTKNN
- the minD gene encoding septum site-determining protein MinD, which codes for MSRIIVVTSGKGGVGKTTVTANLGTALAMLGKRVLTLDADIGLRNLDMILGLEKRIVYDIVDIVNGTVKAEKAFVKDKRGYPLCLLPASQTKNKEAVKPEQLMEIINTVRDNFDYIFIDSPAGIEGGFITAATPAEEAIVVVNPEVSSVRDADRIIGLLESMEKTHIRLLVNRIKIHQVKKGEMLSVEDIEDILHIKKIGVIPDDEKMVDYTNKGEPIVLSKNSLVANALMNVAHRMEGKDIPFDELKNNKGLFSWLWRG
- a CDS encoding DUF4416 family protein produces the protein MFAGLLYAHNTYLEQAEELLTAEFGQISIESDETLWDHSVYYANELGSPIKRRFVFFDNLISTGLIAETKLKTIAIEKALSIDGSRKINIDPGYLTLAKVVLPTTKNRAHRIYLKNGIYAETTLIYLRDNFKPYLFTYTDFTKCETLKLLNKVRKLFKDKLLGK
- the minC gene encoding septum site-determining protein MinC is translated as MGVDVKGVTVPALLLSLDTTLTADENIDEIELRLNTPFFNNSRILINTNGLVLETNHINKILKIFEQHNAILLEIKSDFHAKESSNKANVQTTHKKSLLTLNQTIRGGQKIEYDGDVLIFGTVNANAYIVATGNIIVLGTMKGVAHAGASGDETAMVVSLNLKPQQLRIANHIAKSPDNIDELPDIPEKAYITDNSINIEKV
- a CDS encoding patatin-like phospholipase family protein, giving the protein MRQKSKSVEDIKKRVIARERFEATEAIELIKSLKKERVFWLAREVLEIAQTELSKLDPSNEKDKLSLKLAQQLALCTYKDPDLANDSKFDDTIKILTDNCDLKNTKSQETLGIAGAVYKYKWLTEANKSILELSLAYYMRGYKHGVEKDYGYTAINAAFVLDALAYIEERTAQKAETSTETAENRRKKADEIRNDIIKTLPDLPSKQGNEFLNNDWWFLVTIAEAYFGLECYDDAREYFKRAKKIKEELDWEYESTAKQLVSLARFKGIDISPDDKTKAWVVLEDFLGDKTAVKSVFIGKVGLALSGGGFRASLFHIGVLAKLAECDILRHVDVISCVSGGSIIGAHYYLKLRNLLQTMPDSKIDRDDYIKIVHEIEDEFLTGVQANILKKAVTYKLTNITKSLTECLGEMYEKQIFSKVKDGKNDKERWINDLVVTPLDATGVPQENFNPKDGNWLRKANVPILILNTTALNTGHNFQFTATWMGEPPAGIDSEVDANYRLRRLYYEDAPPKYQKFSLGRAVAASTCVPAVFEPIELKDLYKDKVVRLVDGGVNDNQGSASLLEQNCTVLIVSDASGQMSSEDTPAGNPISAGMRSNSILQARLRGAQFDELYARKHSSLLQGLLFLHLKKELEADPVDWIGCELPSEKKTKSPLTSYGINKECQEYLSNIRTDLDSFSDIEAHSLMTSGYLMTEKMMPDDFKDFTDRSVARTNWRFLEKGMAICNKDVDNNIKKELKEAADHNLIILKIMKKFNSLFSWI
- a CDS encoding ATP-dependent Clp protease ATP-binding subunit yields the protein MFEKFTERGRKVIIYAKEEAESRQNDYLGTEHLLLAVLRDKDGLPVTILRKMGVATEDLRMEVERNLPAGSNLLTFGEIPFTPRAKKVLELAVEEARLLGHNYIGSEHLLLGLIREDDGIGGKILRSLGANLLGARQLTINLSMRGQAFTKVRKTNTPALNEFGRDLTQMAAEGLLDPVIGREDEIERILQVLGRRIKNNPAIVGEPGVGKTAVVEGLAHKINTGDIPENLIGKRIISLDLGAMIAGTKYRGQFEERLKVIMKEIRQSDNIILFIDEFHTLIGAGAAEGSVDASSMLKPALSRGEIQCIGATTSNEFRKYIEKDGALERRFQPIYIQPPTVEDTIRILSGLKSRYESYHGVKITGAAIAAAAKLSDLYITDRNLPDKAIDVIDETGSRIKLKRFTPPEELRDIEKDLERLYKEKALYIKLNDIERAAAVRGEEEKHKKLHYITQRKWQENLSREISVLAEDDIAYTVSKMTGIPLSRLEEEETERLLHMEDEIHKRIISQDDAISAVCRAIRRSRAGIKNRRKPVGSFFFLGPTGVGKTELARALAEFLFNDEKALIKLDMSEYMERFNVSRLTGAPPGYIGYDDGGQLTEKVRKKPYSVVLFDELEKAHYDVFNVLLQILDDGVLTDSSGRKVDFKNTVIIMTSNLGARLIEKATPLGFQRKAKSDVYSKLKDTVLDELKKTFNPEFLNRIDETVVFHPLEKADLYSIIDLLIGDTNKQLIDQDLYIELDYTVKDWLIEKYYQPAYGARPMRRAIQKEIDDQLSEEILKGSFKNISKLRIVLRDNAPAFTEAEDLEFAAIDLGGVN
- a CDS encoding TlpA family protein disulfide reductase — encoded protein: MKTSKALILGVLIVAAVVVLQLGKKKGQVANINMVEGTTVPAFTFTDSGGKAVTYDAFKGKPLIINFWATWCPSCKDEIPSLQSFYNDEKSGQNVNIVTVLFRDDMSSAQSFMKKHKYDFPVYTDSSGAARSFGLTGVPETYLIDKNGIVVRRILGPLDWQTSSGKELLSELLSRI